One Methylobacterium sp. AMS5 genomic region harbors:
- the nadA gene encoding quinolinate synthase NadA, producing MSEAGSALREPADRAFPLPDLYARVSRHVPAIEWPALAPDVEAILRLKRERNAVVLAHNYQAPEIFHTVADIVGDSLALAREAARVDADVIVLAGVHFMAETAKLLNPGKTVLMPDMAAGCSLADSITAADVRALRAKYPGVPVVTYVNTSAAVKAESDVCCTSGNAADVVRALGVPRVLMIPDEFLARNVQKQVPEVEMLTWAGHCEVHERFTPADIADVRESYPGITVIAHPECPPDVVEASDFSGSTAMMMNYVTEKRPSQVVLVTECSMADNIAVANPDIEFIKPCNLCPHMKRITLRNIREALETMTHEITVEEGLAERARLAVERMLAVKPTQTVSPRQAA from the coding sequence ATGTCCGAGGCAGGATCCGCCCTTCGCGAGCCGGCCGACCGGGCCTTCCCGCTGCCCGATCTCTACGCGCGCGTCAGCCGTCACGTGCCCGCGATCGAGTGGCCGGCGCTGGCTCCCGACGTCGAAGCCATCCTGCGCCTGAAACGCGAGCGCAACGCGGTGGTTCTGGCGCACAACTACCAAGCGCCGGAGATTTTCCACACCGTGGCGGACATCGTCGGCGACAGTCTCGCTCTGGCGCGCGAGGCCGCGCGGGTCGATGCGGACGTCATCGTGCTGGCCGGTGTCCACTTCATGGCCGAGACCGCCAAGCTGTTGAACCCCGGCAAGACCGTGCTGATGCCCGATATGGCCGCCGGCTGCTCGCTCGCCGATTCGATCACCGCAGCCGACGTGCGGGCCCTGCGTGCCAAGTATCCGGGCGTGCCGGTCGTGACCTACGTCAACACCTCCGCCGCGGTGAAGGCGGAGTCGGACGTCTGCTGCACCTCCGGCAACGCCGCCGACGTCGTGCGCGCCCTCGGCGTGCCGCGGGTTCTGATGATTCCGGACGAGTTCCTGGCCCGCAACGTCCAGAAGCAGGTGCCCGAGGTCGAGATGCTGACCTGGGCCGGACATTGCGAGGTGCATGAGCGCTTCACCCCGGCCGACATCGCCGACGTGCGCGAAAGCTATCCCGGCATCACCGTGATCGCCCATCCGGAATGCCCGCCTGACGTGGTCGAGGCCTCGGACTTTTCCGGCTCGACGGCGATGATGATGAACTACGTCACCGAGAAACGACCGTCCCAGGTCGTGCTCGTGACCGAGTGCTCGATGGCCGACAACATCGCGGTGGCCAACCCCGACATCGAGTTCATCAAGCCCTGCAACCTCTGCCCGCACATGAAGCGGATAACCTTGCGCAACATCCGTGAGGCGCTGGAGACGATGACGCACGAGATCACCGTCGAGGAAGGGCTGGCCGAGCGGGCGCGCCTCGCCGTCGAACGGATGCTCGCGGTGAAGCCGACCCAGACCGTCTCACCGCGGCAGGCCGCCTGA
- the ccmA gene encoding heme ABC exporter ATP-binding protein CcmA, which yields MRLIVENLACRRSGRRIFSGLSFALGPGEGLMVTGRNGAGKSSLLTMLSGRLKPDAGTIRAEGIGEANLPECLHVVGHRDGLKSALTAAENLEFARDLLGNPAASPKVALKAMGLPHVARLPVSYLSAGQRRRVALARLLVCRRPLWLLDEPTAALDLASQAVLAGLMERHRAEGGLVVAATHQALGLEDARELRIGPAAPEAASEAASEAEDWL from the coding sequence GTGCGGTTGATCGTCGAGAATCTGGCCTGCCGCCGCTCGGGACGCCGCATCTTCTCCGGCCTTTCGTTCGCGCTCGGACCCGGCGAAGGCCTGATGGTCACCGGGCGCAACGGCGCGGGCAAGTCGAGCCTGCTCACGATGCTGTCCGGCCGCCTCAAGCCCGATGCCGGTACCATTCGCGCCGAGGGCATCGGCGAGGCGAACCTGCCGGAATGCCTCCATGTCGTCGGGCACCGGGACGGATTGAAATCGGCGCTGACGGCCGCCGAGAATCTCGAATTCGCCCGCGACCTCCTCGGCAATCCCGCCGCCTCACCGAAGGTCGCCCTGAAGGCGATGGGCCTGCCGCACGTCGCGCGGTTGCCGGTCAGCTATCTCTCGGCGGGGCAGCGGCGCCGGGTGGCGCTGGCGCGCCTCCTCGTCTGCCGCCGCCCCCTCTGGCTGCTCGACGAACCGACCGCTGCCCTGGACCTCGCCTCGCAGGCGGTTCTCGCCGGACTGATGGAACGTCACCGGGCCGAAGGGGGGCTCGTGGTCGCTGCAACACACCAAGCCCTCGGCCTGGAGGATGCCCGCGAGCTGCGCATCGGCCCGGCAGCACCCGAGGCAGCTTCTGAAGCAGCGTCCGAGGCGGAGGATTGGCTGTGA
- a CDS encoding transcriptional regulator: protein MACPATRGLDPIIHAPARLRIMAALAAGPKRHLLEFTRLRALLGLTDGNLGAHLATLEGAGYVAVTKDFVGKRPRTRLAVTAAGSAAYRAHVVALRAILDGSEVEEVAPASPLSDPAST, encoded by the coding sequence ATGGCCTGTCCGGCAACCCGGGGCCTTGATCCCATCATTCACGCGCCTGCCCGCCTGCGGATCATGGCCGCGCTCGCCGCCGGACCGAAGCGGCATCTGCTAGAGTTCACGCGCTTGCGCGCCCTACTCGGCCTGACCGACGGCAACCTCGGGGCGCACCTCGCCACGCTGGAGGGGGCGGGCTACGTCGCGGTGACGAAAGACTTCGTAGGCAAGCGGCCTCGGACGCGGCTGGCCGTGACGGCGGCGGGCTCGGCCGCATATCGCGCCCACGTCGTGGCTCTGCGCGCCATCCTCGACGGGAGCGAGGTCGAGGAGGTGGCGCCGGCTTCCCCGCTTTCGGACCCCGCATCCACGTAG
- the acnA gene encoding aconitate hydratase AcnA has translation MASLDSFKARQTLQAGGKTYTYYSIPEAEKNGLADSTALPFSMKVILENLLRFEDDRSVKRADIEAAVAWLGNQGRAETEIAFRPSRVLMQDFTGVPAVVDLAAMRDAMVALGGDPQKINPLVPVDLVIDHSVIVDEFGTPKALGDNVALEYARNGERYTFLKWGQSAFDNFSVVPPGTGICHQVNLEYLSQTVWTRQDTDSSDGFEIAYPDSLVGTDSHTTMVNGLAVLGWGVGGIEAEAAMLGQPLSMLIPEVIGFKLSGKLPEGTTATDLVLTVTQMLRKKGVVGKFVEFYGPGLDDMPVADRATISNMAPEYGATCGFFPIDQKTIDFLKVTGRQDDRIALVEAYAKAQGMWRDAKTPDPVFTDTLELDMSTVRPSLAGPKRPQDRVLLDSAKVGFADSMEKEFKKAADIARRYPVEGTNFDIGHGDVVIAAITSCTNTSNPSVMIGAGLLARNAVAKGLTSKPWVKTSLAPGSQVVGEYLDKSGLQASLDALGFNLVGFGCTTCIGNSGPLPAPISKAINDNDVVAAAVLSGNRNFEGRVNPDVRANYLASPPLVVAYALAGSLQIDITTEPLGQGSDGKPVYLKDIWPSSEEVNRFIEENITSELFKSRYADVFGGDENWKGVEVTEAETFAWDAGSTYVLNPPYFEGMTKTPDPITDIEGARILGLFLDSITTDHISPAGNIRAASPAGEYLQEHQVRVQDFNQYGTRRGNHEVMMRGTFANIRIKNQMVRDEAGNVVEGGWTLHQPDGERMYIYDAAMRYAEEGTPLVVFAGKEYGTGSSRDWAAKGTKLLGVRAVIAESFERIHRSNLVGMGVVPLVFQGEESWESLGLKGDETVTIKGLSGELKPRQTLTAEITSADGSKREVPLTCRIDTLDELEYFRNGGILPYVLRSLAA, from the coding sequence GTGGCATCCCTCGACAGCTTCAAAGCTCGCCAAACGCTTCAAGCAGGCGGCAAGACCTACACCTACTACTCGATTCCCGAGGCGGAGAAGAACGGCTTGGCCGATTCGACCGCCCTTCCGTTCTCGATGAAGGTCATCCTCGAGAACCTCCTGCGCTTCGAGGACGACCGCTCGGTCAAGCGGGCCGATATCGAGGCCGCCGTCGCGTGGCTCGGTAACCAGGGCAGGGCCGAGACCGAGATCGCCTTCCGCCCCTCCCGCGTGCTGATGCAGGATTTTACGGGTGTGCCGGCGGTCGTCGATTTGGCGGCGATGCGCGACGCCATGGTCGCCCTCGGCGGCGATCCCCAAAAAATCAATCCGCTGGTCCCGGTCGATCTCGTCATCGACCATTCGGTGATCGTGGACGAGTTCGGTACCCCGAAGGCGCTCGGCGACAACGTCGCCCTCGAATACGCCCGCAACGGTGAGCGCTACACCTTCCTGAAATGGGGCCAGTCGGCCTTCGATAACTTCTCCGTGGTTCCGCCGGGCACGGGCATCTGCCACCAGGTGAACCTCGAATACCTGTCCCAGACGGTCTGGACCCGGCAAGATACGGATTCTTCGGACGGCTTCGAGATCGCCTATCCGGACAGCCTCGTCGGCACCGATTCGCACACCACGATGGTCAACGGTCTGGCCGTGCTCGGCTGGGGCGTCGGCGGCATCGAGGCCGAGGCAGCGATGCTCGGCCAGCCGCTTTCGATGCTGATCCCCGAGGTCATCGGCTTCAAGCTGTCCGGCAAGCTGCCCGAGGGCACCACTGCAACCGACCTCGTGCTCACCGTCACGCAGATGCTGCGCAAGAAGGGCGTGGTCGGCAAGTTCGTGGAGTTCTACGGCCCCGGCCTCGACGACATGCCGGTCGCCGACCGCGCAACCATTTCCAACATGGCGCCCGAATACGGCGCGACCTGCGGCTTCTTCCCGATCGATCAGAAGACCATCGACTTCCTGAAGGTCACGGGCCGGCAGGACGACCGCATCGCGCTGGTCGAAGCCTATGCCAAGGCGCAGGGCATGTGGCGCGACGCCAAGACCCCCGATCCGGTCTTCACCGACACGCTCGAACTCGACATGAGCACGGTGCGTCCCTCGCTCGCCGGCCCGAAGCGCCCGCAGGACCGGGTTCTGCTCGATTCTGCAAAGGTCGGCTTTGCCGATTCGATGGAGAAGGAATTCAAGAAGGCGGCCGATATCGCCCGGCGCTACCCGGTCGAGGGCACGAACTTCGACATCGGCCACGGTGACGTGGTGATCGCCGCGATCACGAGCTGCACCAACACCTCGAACCCGAGCGTGATGATCGGCGCCGGTCTGCTCGCCCGCAACGCGGTCGCCAAGGGCCTGACCTCTAAGCCGTGGGTGAAGACCTCGCTTGCGCCCGGTAGCCAGGTTGTCGGCGAGTATCTCGACAAGTCCGGCCTCCAGGCGAGCCTCGACGCGCTGGGCTTCAACCTCGTCGGCTTCGGCTGCACTACCTGCATCGGCAATTCGGGGCCGCTCCCGGCGCCGATCTCGAAGGCGATCAACGACAACGACGTCGTCGCGGCGGCCGTGCTCTCCGGCAACCGCAACTTCGAGGGCCGCGTGAACCCGGACGTGCGGGCAAACTACCTCGCATCGCCGCCGCTGGTGGTCGCCTATGCGCTCGCCGGCTCGCTCCAGATCGACATCACCACGGAGCCGCTCGGCCAGGGTTCGGACGGCAAGCCGGTCTACCTGAAGGACATCTGGCCGTCCTCGGAGGAGGTGAACCGCTTCATCGAGGAGAACATCACCTCGGAGCTGTTCAAGAGCCGCTATGCCGACGTGTTCGGCGGCGACGAGAACTGGAAGGGCGTCGAGGTTACCGAGGCCGAGACCTTCGCCTGGGATGCGGGCTCCACCTATGTGCTGAACCCGCCCTATTTCGAGGGCATGACCAAGACGCCCGACCCGATCACCGACATCGAGGGCGCGCGTATCCTCGGCCTGTTCCTCGACTCGATCACGACCGACCACATCTCGCCTGCCGGCAACATCCGCGCGGCCTCGCCCGCGGGTGAGTATCTGCAGGAGCATCAGGTGCGCGTGCAGGACTTCAACCAGTACGGCACCCGGCGCGGCAACCACGAGGTGATGATGCGGGGCACGTTCGCCAACATCCGCATCAAGAACCAGATGGTGCGGGACGAGGCCGGCAACGTCGTCGAGGGTGGGTGGACGCTGCACCAGCCCGACGGCGAACGGATGTACATCTACGACGCGGCGATGCGCTACGCCGAAGAGGGCACGCCGCTGGTCGTCTTCGCCGGCAAGGAATACGGCACCGGCTCGTCCCGCGACTGGGCGGCCAAGGGCACCAAGTTGCTCGGCGTGCGCGCCGTGATCGCCGAAAGCTTCGAGCGCATCCACCGCTCGAACCTCGTCGGCATGGGCGTGGTCCCGCTGGTCTTCCAGGGTGAGGAATCCTGGGAATCGCTCGGTCTCAAGGGCGACGAGACCGTGACGATCAAGGGGCTGTCCGGCGAGCTGAAGCCGCGCCAGACGCTGACCGCCGAGATCACCTCCGCCGACGGCTCCAAGCGGGAGGTCCCGCTGACCTGCCGGATCGATACGCTCGACGAGCTGGAATACTTCCGCAACGGCGGCATCCTGCCCTACGTGCTGCGGTCCCTGGCGGCGTAA
- a CDS encoding EthD family reductase, translating to MILVSVMYPSGAGTRFDMDYYLNKHMPLVSERWTAKGLHDYTVVTGTGTPDGGAPPYQVVALLRFESADAFKAAASADGTEIFGDIPNFTDTQPTVQLSEFAASEVRG from the coding sequence ATGATCCTCGTCAGCGTAATGTACCCGAGCGGCGCCGGCACCCGTTTCGACATGGACTACTATCTGAACAAGCACATGCCGCTGGTCAGTGAACGCTGGACCGCGAAGGGTCTGCATGACTACACGGTCGTGACGGGGACCGGCACGCCGGATGGCGGCGCGCCGCCCTACCAAGTCGTGGCGCTGCTGCGCTTCGAGTCCGCCGACGCGTTCAAGGCCGCCGCGTCAGCGGATGGGACGGAGATTTTCGGGGACATCCCGAACTTCACCGACACGCAGCCGACCGTGCAGCTCAGCGAATTTGCGGCGTCTGAAGTGAGAGGTTGA
- the ccmB gene encoding heme exporter protein CcmB — protein sequence MIRAFSALLARDLKLAARVGGSGALSLVFFLMIVVLVPFALGPDMNLLSRIGPAILWLSAVLATLIGLDRLFQSDEEDGSLDLMTGAAVPLEVVVLAKVLASWLTTGLPLALASPLFGLLVALSPKAMGATALTLALGTPALAFIGAVGAALTATIRRGGLILAIIVLPLMVPTLIFGVSAAEAALGGTVPFTTPLTVLAALSLIAAVVGTLAAAAALRWSE from the coding sequence GTGATCCGTGCCTTCTCCGCCCTCCTCGCCCGCGATCTGAAATTGGCCGCGCGGGTCGGTGGCTCGGGCGCGCTCTCGCTCGTCTTCTTCCTGATGATCGTGGTGCTGGTGCCCTTCGCGCTGGGGCCCGACATGAACCTGCTGTCGCGGATCGGCCCCGCGATCCTCTGGCTCTCGGCGGTGCTGGCCACCTTGATCGGTCTCGACCGGCTGTTTCAGTCGGACGAAGAGGACGGCTCCCTCGACCTGATGACCGGCGCAGCCGTGCCTCTGGAGGTGGTGGTGCTGGCCAAGGTCCTGGCCTCCTGGCTCACCACCGGACTGCCCCTGGCGCTCGCTTCGCCGCTGTTCGGCCTGCTGGTGGCCCTCTCCCCGAAAGCCATGGGTGCCACGGCCTTGACGCTGGCCCTGGGCACGCCGGCGCTGGCCTTCATCGGCGCGGTCGGCGCGGCGCTGACCGCCACCATCCGTCGGGGCGGCCTGATCCTGGCCATCATCGTGCTGCCCCTGATGGTCCCGACCCTGATCTTCGGGGTCTCGGCCGCGGAGGCTGCACTGGGCGGCACGGTGCCGTTCACGACCCCGCTGACGGTGCTGGCCGCCCTGAGCCTGATCGCGGCGGTGGTCGGCACCCTGGCCGCCGCCGCGGCTTTGCGCTGGTCGGAATGA
- the maiA gene encoding maleylacetoacetate isomerase, with amino-acid sequence MKMYGNWRSAAAFRVRIALNLKDIAYEEVFLDLDAGDQHKPDFLAINPQGAVPALFDGEGPPLTQSLAILDYLEETRPGISLLPEEPRARARARSLAQVVACDTHPLYVPRVRTFLMENYGLPRERMLEFLRNAFTTGLRTLETRLSTEAGTGRFCQGDAVSHADLCLISLWVGTGIFGIDTVPYPTVKRISEELLSLDAVARAHPLRQPGAPGA; translated from the coding sequence GTGAAGATGTACGGCAACTGGCGCTCGGCCGCGGCTTTCCGCGTGCGCATCGCCCTCAACCTCAAGGACATCGCCTACGAGGAGGTCTTCCTCGACCTCGATGCCGGTGACCAGCACAAGCCCGACTTCCTCGCGATCAATCCGCAGGGCGCGGTCCCGGCGCTGTTCGATGGTGAAGGCCCGCCGCTGACGCAGTCGCTGGCGATCCTCGATTATCTGGAGGAGACCCGGCCTGGGATCTCGCTGCTCCCCGAAGAGCCGCGCGCGCGAGCCCGCGCCCGCTCGCTCGCCCAGGTCGTCGCCTGCGACACCCATCCCCTCTACGTGCCGCGGGTGCGCACCTTCCTGATGGAGAATTACGGCCTGCCGCGGGAGCGGATGCTGGAATTCCTGCGCAACGCCTTCACCACCGGTTTGAGGACGCTGGAGACGCGGCTCTCGACGGAGGCCGGCACCGGCCGCTTCTGCCAGGGTGACGCGGTGAGCCACGCCGACCTGTGCCTCATCAGCCTGTGGGTCGGCACCGGCATTTTCGGGATCGATACCGTTCCCTACCCGACGGTGAAGCGCATCAGCGAGGAACTCTTGTCGCTCGACGCGGTCGCCCGCGCCCACCCGCTGCGCCAGCCCGGCGCCCCCGGCGCGTAG
- a CDS encoding NAD(P)/FAD-dependent oxidoreductase — translation MVPSESVTDQHKIVVVGGGAAGLELVTKLGNNYGKRGKAHITLVDRARTHIWKPLLHEVAAGSLDVGHHAVDYLHHAHANHFRYRIGEMTGLDREKRVIHLAASRDSEGREVTPVRTIPYDTLIMAVGSTTNDFGTPGVAEHAIALDTKEQALRFHQRLVNGMLRAHTQEGPVRPGQLHVAVIGAGATGTELAAELHRTTREVARTGLDRIDPAKDLKITLIEAADRILPAVPQRLAGEVMGQLAKIGVEVRVQARVTEVRADGVQLADGGFIPSELVVWAAGVKGPAFLKDLGGLESTRNNQLVITATLQTSRDPDIFAMGDCAYLVEEGSQTPIPPRAQAAHQQASHLYGQMAKRLAGRPLKPFKYRDFGSLVSLGEYTAVGNLMGFIQGKNMFIAGLFARLMYRSLYKMHETAVNGWWKTSLDTLARALTRRTEPRVKLH, via the coding sequence ATGGTTCCGAGCGAATCGGTCACGGATCAGCACAAGATCGTCGTGGTGGGGGGAGGGGCCGCCGGGCTGGAACTGGTGACCAAGCTCGGCAACAATTACGGCAAGCGCGGCAAGGCCCACATCACCCTGGTGGACCGGGCGCGCACCCATATCTGGAAGCCGCTGCTGCACGAGGTCGCCGCCGGCTCGCTCGATGTCGGCCACCATGCGGTCGATTACCTGCACCACGCCCATGCCAACCACTTCCGCTACCGCATCGGCGAGATGACCGGCCTCGATCGCGAGAAGCGGGTGATCCATCTCGCCGCCAGTCGTGACAGCGAGGGGCGCGAAGTCACGCCCGTGCGCACCATTCCCTACGACACGCTGATCATGGCGGTGGGCTCCACCACCAACGATTTCGGCACGCCGGGCGTCGCCGAGCACGCCATTGCCCTCGACACCAAGGAGCAGGCGCTGCGCTTCCATCAGCGCCTCGTCAACGGCATGCTGCGCGCCCACACTCAGGAGGGTCCGGTGCGGCCCGGGCAGCTCCATGTGGCGGTGATCGGTGCGGGCGCGACCGGCACCGAGCTGGCGGCGGAACTGCACCGTACCACCCGCGAGGTCGCTCGCACGGGCCTCGACCGCATCGACCCGGCCAAGGATCTGAAGATCACCCTGATCGAGGCCGCCGACCGCATCCTGCCCGCCGTGCCGCAGAGGCTCGCGGGTGAGGTGATGGGCCAACTCGCCAAGATCGGCGTCGAGGTCCGGGTGCAGGCCCGCGTCACCGAAGTGCGGGCCGACGGCGTCCAGCTCGCCGATGGCGGCTTCATCCCCTCCGAACTCGTGGTCTGGGCTGCGGGCGTGAAGGGGCCGGCCTTCCTCAAGGATCTCGGTGGGCTCGAGAGCACCCGCAACAACCAGCTCGTCATCACGGCGACGCTGCAGACCTCCCGCGACCCGGACATCTTCGCCATGGGTGATTGTGCCTACCTCGTCGAGGAAGGCTCCCAGACGCCGATCCCGCCGCGCGCCCAGGCGGCTCACCAGCAGGCCTCGCACCTCTACGGGCAGATGGCCAAACGTCTCGCGGGCCGGCCGCTGAAACCGTTCAAGTATCGCGACTTCGGCTCGCTCGTCTCGCTCGGAGAGTACACGGCCGTCGGTAACCTGATGGGCTTTATCCAGGGGAAGAACATGTTCATCGCCGGATTGTTCGCCCGGCTCATGTACCGTTCGCTCTACAAGATGCACGAGACGGCCGTGAACGGCTGGTGGAAGACGAGCCTCGATACCCTGGCCCGGGCGCTCACCCGGCGCACCGAGCCGCGGGTGAAGCTGCACTGA
- a CDS encoding antibiotic biosynthesis monooxygenase family protein has protein sequence MILEIAQIDVKPGSEAEFEAGIAKAAEIFRAAAGCRSFAVRRSIEKPQRYRLLIEWDTLEAHTQDFTGSQAWKDYRAMVSPYFEAPPQVEHTELTLQAF, from the coding sequence ATGATCCTCGAAATCGCGCAGATCGACGTGAAGCCCGGTTCGGAAGCCGAATTCGAAGCCGGCATCGCGAAGGCCGCCGAGATTTTCCGGGCCGCCGCCGGTTGCCGCAGCTTCGCGGTGCGCCGCTCGATCGAGAAGCCGCAGCGCTACCGCCTGCTGATCGAGTGGGATACGCTGGAGGCGCACACCCAGGACTTCACCGGCTCGCAGGCCTGGAAGGACTACCGGGCGATGGTCTCTCCCTATTTCGAGGCTCCGCCCCAGGTTGAGCACACCGAACTGACGCTTCAGGCATTCTGA
- a CDS encoding methyl-accepting chemotaxis protein, translated as MLSLKLGRTAASSAPVSSEIPTAGPSDDARLIAAIQRLANRAGFDETTVPGHAVGAALSDLERVRRNDLRAERANIAAVAREASEGAINIGWTTYDVGEVAQSTQTIASAIEEMGASIAEVAETSEVAGSNAAEARQAMTACMSDVGNARSAMDAIRDRTHQIDERLQLLQNAIAEIGTMAGTIATISSQTNLLALNATIEAARAGEAGRGFSVVAAEVKSLSGQTARSTEQIRTWLNTLQGEMSQIARAVEESRGAVSTGSSVVDSLGARVESAAERIARTSEMTTALAAAITQQSSATAEISSSVQSIAAKAAKTRTEIDAITKRLVKAETVAQTALADPSGVELYELVRLPADLGLWKRGLATILLGAAPADPAAAILRGRAARQAVEGLTSDPIRRNAAEAFLKAEATAHNEAERMVKALAQSNWDVGTPAYQAANAAMKDMITAAARIIDAD; from the coding sequence ATGCTGTCTCTCAAGCTCGGCCGTACTGCCGCATCGTCCGCACCTGTTTCATCCGAGATCCCGACCGCCGGCCCTTCCGACGACGCGCGTCTGATCGCGGCGATTCAGCGCCTCGCCAATCGCGCCGGATTCGACGAAACCACCGTGCCGGGTCACGCGGTGGGTGCCGCCCTGAGCGACCTCGAGCGGGTACGGCGCAACGATCTGCGTGCCGAACGAGCCAACATCGCCGCCGTCGCCAGGGAAGCCTCGGAAGGCGCGATCAATATCGGCTGGACGACCTACGACGTGGGCGAAGTCGCGCAATCGACGCAGACCATCGCGAGCGCGATCGAAGAGATGGGCGCCTCGATTGCCGAGGTCGCCGAGACCTCGGAGGTCGCCGGCTCCAACGCTGCCGAGGCGCGCCAAGCGATGACGGCCTGCATGTCCGACGTCGGCAATGCCCGCTCGGCCATGGACGCGATCCGCGACCGCACCCACCAGATCGACGAGCGCCTCCAGCTTCTCCAGAACGCCATCGCCGAGATCGGCACCATGGCGGGCACCATCGCCACGATCTCGAGCCAGACCAATTTGCTCGCCCTCAACGCCACCATCGAGGCGGCCCGCGCGGGTGAGGCGGGACGCGGCTTCTCGGTGGTCGCCGCCGAGGTGAAATCGCTCTCGGGCCAGACCGCGCGCTCGACCGAGCAGATCCGCACGTGGCTCAACACCCTCCAGGGCGAAATGAGCCAGATCGCCCGTGCCGTCGAGGAGAGCCGCGGAGCGGTCTCCACAGGAAGCAGCGTCGTCGACAGCCTCGGCGCTCGCGTCGAGAGCGCGGCCGAACGGATCGCCCGCACGAGCGAGATGACCACGGCCCTCGCGGCGGCCATCACGCAGCAGAGCAGCGCGACGGCTGAGATTTCGAGCAGCGTCCAGAGCATCGCCGCCAAGGCCGCCAAGACCCGCACCGAGATCGATGCCATCACCAAACGCCTCGTGAAGGCCGAGACGGTGGCACAGACGGCGCTGGCGGATCCGAGTGGGGTCGAGCTGTACGAATTGGTGCGTCTGCCGGCCGATCTCGGCCTGTGGAAGCGCGGTCTCGCGACGATCCTGCTCGGCGCGGCGCCCGCCGATCCGGCGGCGGCGATCCTGCGGGGCCGGGCCGCCCGGCAGGCGGTGGAAGGCCTGACCTCCGATCCGATCCGCCGGAACGCGGCCGAAGCCTTCCTGAAGGCCGAGGCAACCGCCCACAACGAGGCCGAGCGGATGGTGAAAGCCCTGGCCCAGAGCAACTGGGATGTCGGCACCCCGGCCTATCAGGCCGCGAACGCGGCGATGAAGGACATGATCACCGCCGCCGCCCGGATCATCGACGCGGACTGA